CTCTTTCATCGCTGCCTTGATGTCTGCCTTATCGGTTTGAGCGGCGACGACATCGGGATGCTGGATGGCGATGCGACTCTTTCCCGTTGAAGTCTCGAAAACGGCGCAGCTGCAGGGAAGCAGAGCTCCCATATCGGGATCGGCGTCGATGACCCGCTTCGCATAACCCGGACCGCAGATGCCAAGCAGAAAGTAGGGAGGAATGGAATGGTTCAATTTTTCTTTCATTGTGGCCTGAAAGTCAATCTCTGAAACGATGCCCATCTTTTCTTTCTGTAAAGACTGTCGCAGCTGTGCGATGGCCTGTTCTACGGACATATTCATATCTACGGTAATGGCGAACATAGAAGGATTGCGCCATCCTCCGCAGACCTGTCAACCAAAACCCGCTTCGCGGGTCAGGGGATCAGCACGA
This region of Leptonema illini DSM 21528 genomic DNA includes:
- a CDS encoding DUF302 domain-containing protein; the protein is MFAITVDMNMSVEQAIAQLRQSLQKEKMGIVSEIDFQATMKEKLNHSIPPYFLLGICGPGYAKRVIDADPDMGALLPCSCAVFETSTGKSRIAIQHPDVVAAQTDKADIKAAMKEALEALQRVAVELRG